A window of Scomber scombrus chromosome 23, fScoSco1.1, whole genome shotgun sequence contains these coding sequences:
- the si:dkey-185m8.2 gene encoding trichohyalin isoform X2, whose product MNSQHPPASCSVPLALSEIRLVLLGRKGAGKSAAGNTILGWEVGGFESGKPTEECVKRRADVTGRKVTVVDTPGWEWYYPLNNTPNWVRRETLRSVSLCPPGPHAVLLVVRACAAVTEAYITEIEEQLQLLGKRAWEHTMLLFTRGDELGLTSMEQRILTCGPALQRLLQKCGDRYHVVNNRSKGDRTQVQELIRKLEEMMAAKEGSSHLEMDNTVLSGLEADGKRRARERRKKQRQMEEQIQKGTIKAALMNDGASELDAHQSFSKAPRRLPEVRLVLLGERETGKSSAGNIILGKTCFFQAGVATEECTRQQAEVSMRLVTVVDSPGWEAGVAGATPERVKREIVGSVTFCPPGPHALLLTLRVDVLVTAGHVREHLELLGEGVWRHTMLLFTHGDQLREGVNIEQHIQSGGRDLQLLLEKCRGRYHVISSIDAGGRGGGGSAKVTELLEKVEKMAAMNRCEAFSGMVLEVRDLSRQRNEKFNQRLKDITDKMLRQEAELKNMRDREMKSIRWFFDRKKKVKSPGKADIQREEEDDEDRRVGERKNDIGELEERMRWLTEDKERELQDQSIENERIRVTLNQSTQKNNKAMLDLELKEREIEELNERIDEQQQKLLDLERASVENEHERKLNEDVIRVKQQEWVREMDTLKENITVHDKEKTEWVEKVHSLKAEMEECKRQHDNIIERKEQDKKQEMAEMEKALKREMELKLLEKDQEQEKLRIKASEEKQITLEGMKHYEKDMEIKVEEMKSQHQKEMENKMQEKETQIRDIQLQHQDEMARKISDMEKVMEKTKVQHQEDTDQMLKEKTNDMENIKQQYANEIKDIQQKQQREITELKEQFAKEKEEQVQAKKREIAELEQKHAAQIEGKMIENKKEKDTINLNHKKDMTQKMKEKEKEVEALKLAHKEEMARKMNEIETLMEAKTIEHQEEIHKKVKEKEEVQQQYGDKIREIEQERQREVKKLKEEFEKEMEKQLQRRQTEIAELEQKYAAEIEGKVLENQKEKEMMIQNHEKHILTGMQERDRQMEELKRQHVNEIEENMQESEKEKERLVMVCKKEMEQKLEEKEKEIEGMKLHAKEVREKLQRKEERETDLLRNKKEMEQRLEEKEKEIEERKLNIKQMMQKLQEKDEAEIDHLNYKKEMEQRWREKDQEVEVIKDHLKELEKKLRQTEEERERENSNHKKQMEQKLQEKERAIEKLQQHITDVDEILQRKDEERGEIILNQKKEAEQRLQDREKEMEEMKLQFLNDTERKVKEKETEIESIKQQADARETRWREEQRKKDEKGEKEMNKLIEIIEKKTKEIKQAQSHLAQRETEIDEAKTTSANYLKEIEQLKESNKNQSCSLIEIQQRHTEKGEELDRLRQKDKESDKELVHLRLTIEQTKSELKQLTKKMEKEMNSMIQEYEKEIESMKSVVKEKDNAMSRLEEESEQSLSDVTEKYKETRKRVEELQEQNEKMRKEADNLKIKCEELKKESNEEARKHLEVKIAESETQGVLKERDQEVGALKEANEKLKVEIDGIKEREGEAERQMNEMREQFQKQLMEKESEVRLKDEEAEERFLEREREVAEREKELSRRDEALGERGHELEAKEETLLEKEGKLESKEQELQKLETSLEIKQKELEERDRQEKDVNIRAEKIQKMEKELESLLQALEGKKEELNCHGQDLQKKVKGLKDQGKELKDKEYYLRNEAQELINWKSELQMQNKHVSSTTQELDNMRRDMALLKEELHNKEANLKTAFNKLRKWQQSLEEKEADLCKGGQSQSDRDVENGQHEVDETDPFDPAAESSGEEELRLMYKELGVVDEQERKGKGKGRESDKDEKDREDQKTRAETSAAESDNCHLETLKETEKEVKSAKATRDFKLLSSSQDHRGLNNTPGTDIRVVVLGESWSSHSPAGVTILGGEVSELNGTTFRPWKGQIAGRHLAVGEPLGLRWRDGPDPTNPAQKQSISECISWCRPGPHVVLLLVPAFLNCTKKYRRAVEEHMSLLGEEIWQRTLVLFTWGETLAGSAEQHIKRNGELSKLVEKCGDRYHVLTRKKSNSQIEGLFEKMEDIVA is encoded by the exons ATGAACTCACAGCACCCTCCCGCCTCCTGCAGTGTCCCTCTTGCTCTCTCAGAGATTAGACTGGTCCTCCTGGGCAGGAAAGGAGCAGGGAAGAGTGCGGCGGGCAACACCATCTTAGGATGGGAAGTTGGAGGGTTTGAGAGTGGGAAGCCTACAGAGGAATGTGTGAAGAGACGAGCTGATGTGACAGGAAGAAAAGTCACAGTGGTGGACACCCCAGGGTGGGAGTGGTACTACCCACTCAACAACACACCCAACTGGGTGAGGAGAGAAACTTTACGGAGCGTGTCGCTGTGTCCTCCTGGACCCCACGCTGTGCTGCTGGTGGTGAGGGCCTGTGCTGCAGTGACGGAGGCCTACATCACTGAGATAGAGGAGCAGCTACAGCTACTGGGAAAAAGAGCTTGGGAGCACACCATGCTGCTTTTCACCAGGGGAGACGAACTGGGCCTAACGTCCATGGAGCAGCGAATCCTGACATGCGGACCAGCACTCCAGAGACTCCTACAGAAGTGCGGGGACAGATACCATGTTGTGAACAACCGAAGCAAAGGAGATAGGACACAGGTTCAAGAGCTGATAAGGAAGCTGGAAGAGATGATGGCGGCGAAGGAGGGGAGCAGCCATTTAGAGATGGATAATACGGTTCTGTCGGGTCTGGAGGCGGACGGGAAGAGGAGAGcaagggagaggaggaagaaacaaAGGCAGATGGAGGAGCAGATACAGAAAGGAACCATCAAAGCTGCTCTCATGA ACGATGGGGCGTCTGAACTAGACGCCCACCAGTCGTTCTCCAAGGCTCCTCGACGTCTACCTGAGGTCAGACTGGTTCTTCTGGGCGAGCGCGAGACGGGAAAGAGCTCTGCCGGAAACATCATCCTGGGGAAGACTTGCTTCTTCCAGGCAGGGGTGGCAACTGAAGAGTGTACCCGTCAGCAAGCGGAGGTGTCCATGCGGCTTGTGACAGTGGTGGACTCTCCGGGCTGGGAGGCGGGCGTAGCAGGGGCCACACCGGAGAGGGTAAAAAGGGAGATTGTCGGTAGTGTTACCTTTTGTCCTCCTGGACCCCACGCTCTTCTGCTGACTCTGAGGGTGGATGTACTGGTTACGGCAGGACATGTGAGGGAACATCTGGAGCTTCTGGGTGAGGGTGTATGGAGACACACAATGTTGCTGTTCACACACGGGGATCAGCTTCGAGAGGGGGTGAATATTGAGCAGCACATCCAGAGTGGAGGCAGGGACCTGCAGTTGCTGCTGGAGAAGTGCAGGGGGAGGTACCACGTCATCAGCAGCATCGATgcgggaggaagaggaggtggaggctcTGCTAAGGTGACAGAGCTCCTGGAAAAAGTGGAAAAGATGGCGGCTATGAACAGGTGCGAGGCTTTCTCCGGCATGGTTCTGGAAGTGAGGGATCTGAGCCGGCAAAGGAACGAGAAGTTTAACCAGCGCTTGAAGGATATCACAGATAAAATGCTTCGTCAGGAGGCAGAGCTGAAGAACATGCGAGACAGGGAGATGAAAAGCATCCGGTGGTTTTTCGATAGGAAGAAGAAGGTGAAATCCCCCGGAAAGGCAGATATTCaaagggaagaggaggatgatgaggacaGGAGGGTTGGTGAAAGGAAGAATGATATCGGCGAGCTAGAGGAGAGGATGCGATGGCTGACAGAGGATAAAGAAAGAGAACTTCAAGATCAGAGCATTGAAAATGAGAGAATCCGTGTTACACTAAACCAGAGTACACAAAAGAATAACAAGGCGATGCTCGACCTGgagttaaaagagagagagatcgagGAGCTGAACGAAAGAATTGACGAGCAACAACAGAAGCTGCTCGACCTTGAACGTGCCAGTGTCGAAAATGAACATGAGAGAAAACTAAATGAAGACGTCATCAGAGTGAAGCAACAAGAGTGGGTGAGAGAGATGGATACGTTGAAGGAAAATATCACGGTTCACgacaaagagaaaacagagtGGGTGGAAAAAGTTCAttcattaaaagcagaaatggaAGAATGTAAAAGACAGCATGACAATATTATTGAGAGAAAAGAGCAAGATAAAAAACAAGAGATGGCTGAGATGGAAAAAGCATTAAAGAGGGAAATGGAACTAAAACTCCTTGAAAAAGACCAAGAGCAGGAAAAACTGAGAATAAAGGCCTCTGAGGAAAAGCAGATAACTCTTGAAGGCATGAAACATTATGAAAAAGACATGGAGATAAAAGTTGAAGAGATGAAATCGCAACATCAGAAAGAGatggaaaacaaaatgcaagagaaagagacacagataCGTGACATACAACTGCAGCATCAGGATGAGATGGCCAGAAAAATCAGCGACATGGAAAAAGTGATGGAGAAAACGAAAGTTCAACACCAGGAAGACACTGATCAGATGTTGAAAGAAAAGACGAATGATATGGAAAATATCAAACAACAGTATGCCAATGAAATAAAGGACatacagcaaaaacaacaacgaGAGATTACTGAGCTGAAAGAGCAGTTtgcaaaagaaaaggaggaacaAGTGCAAgccaaaaagagagagatagcaGAGTTAGAACAAAAGCATGCAGCACAAATAGAGGgaaaaatgatagaaaacaaaaaagagaaggacACAATTAATCTAAATCACAAGAAAGACATGACGcaaaagatgaaagagaaagaaaaagaggtagAAGCCTTAAAATTAGCGCATAAGGAAGAAATGgcaagaaaaatgaatgaaatagaGACACTGATGGAGGCAAAGACAATTGAACACCAAgaggaaatccacaaaaaagtgaaagaaaaggaggaagtcCAACAACAGTATGGTGATAAGATAAGAGAAATAGagcaagaaagacaaagagaggtTAAAAAGCTGAAAGAAGAGTTTgagaaagaaatggagaaacAACTGCAGCGAAGACAAACAGAGATAGCAGAGTTAGAACAAAAGTATGCTGCCGAAATAGAAGGAAAGGTGCTAGAAaatcaaaaagagaaagaaatgatgattcaaaatcatgaaaaacacattttgacaggTATGCAAGAGAGAGACCGACAGATGGAAGAGTTAAAACGTCAGCATGTTAATGAAATTGAAGAAAACATGCAAGAAagtgaaaaggaaaaggaaaggctTGTTATGGTTTGCAAAAAAGAGATGGAGCAAAAgttggaagaaaaagaaaaagagattgaGGGGATGAAATTGCATGCCAAAGAAGTGAGGGAAAAGCTGCAacgaaaggaagagagagaaactgatCTTTTaaggaacaaaaaagaaatggagcAAAGActggaagagaaggaaaaagagatcGAGGAGAGGAAACTGAATATCAAACAAATGATGcaaaaactgcaagaaaaagATGAGGCAGAAATTGATCATTTAAATTACAAGAAAGAAATGGAgcaaagatggagagaaaaagaccaGGAAGTAGAAGTgataaaagatcatttaaaagaaCTTGAGAAAAAACTGCGACAGAccgaagaggagagagaacgAGAAAACTCTAATCACAAGAAGCAGATGGAGCAGAAACTGCAAGAAAAGGAGCGAGCGATAGAAAAGTTACAGCAGCACATAACGGACGTTGATGAAATCCTgcaaagaaaagatgaagagagaggggaaattATTCTGAATCAGAAGAAAGAGGCAGAGCAAAGACTgcaagacagagaaaaagagatggaggaaatgaaattgcagtttttaaacgacacagagagaaaagtaaaagaaaaggaaactgaGATTGAAAGTATTAAACAGCAGGCTGACGCCAGGGAGACGAGATGGAgggaagagcagaggaagaaggatgagaaaggagaaaaagagatgaaCAAACTGATTGAAATAATTGagaagaaaactaaagaaataaaacaagcacAATCTCATCTTGCACAGAGAGAAACTGAGATTGACGAGGCAAAGACGACGAGTGCAAACTACTTAAAAGAAATTGAACAGCTGaaagaaagcaataaaaacCAAAGCTGCAGCCTCATCGAGATACAGCAACGTCACACGGAGAAAGGCGAAGAGCTCGATCGCCTGAggcaaaaagacaaagaaagtgatAAAGAGCTTGTCCATTTGAGGCTCACGATCGAGCAAACAAAGTCAGAGCTGAAGCAGCTCACGAAAAAGATGGAGAAGGAGATGAACAGCATGATTCAGGAATATGAAAAGGAGATAGAAAGCATGAAGTCAGTTGTAAAGGAAAAGGACAACGCCATGAGTCGTTTGGAGGAGGAAAGTGAGCAAAGCCTTTCAGACGTCACAGAGAAATACAAGGAAACCCGAAAGAGAGTCGAGGAGCTGCAGGAGCAAAATGAGAAGATGAGAAAAGAGGCGGACAATCTGAAAATAAAGTGCgaggagctgaagaaggagAGCAACGAGGAGGCTAGAAAACATCTCGAAGTGAAAATCGCAGAATCTGAAACCCAAGGTGTTCTTAAAGAGAGAGATCAGGAGGTAGGTGCTTTAAAAGAGGCGAATGAGAAATTAAAAGTAGAGATAGATGGGATAAAGGAGAGAGAAGGCGAGGCTGAGAGGCAGATGAACGAGATGAGAGAGCAATTCCAGAAACAGCTGATGGAGAAAGAAAGCGAGGTCAGACTCAAAGATGAGGAAGCTGAGGAGAGATTCTtggaaagggaaagagaggtAGCGGAAAGGGAAAAGGAGCTGAGTAGACGCGATGAAGCGTTGGGCGAAAGAGGGCATGAACTCGAAGCTAAAGAGGAAACGCTTCTTGAAAAAGAGGGAAAGCTCGAAAGTAAGGAACAAGAACTTCAAAAACTGGAAACAAGCTTAGAGATAAAACAGAAAGAGCTTGAAGAAAGGGACAGACAGGAGAAAGATGTGAACATCAGAGCAGAGAAAATCCAGAAAATGGAAAAGGAGCTAGAAAGCTTGCTCCAAGCTCTGGAGGGCAAAAAGGAAGAGCTAAACTGTCACGGTCAAGATCTTCAAAAGAAAGTTAAAGGGCTGAAGGATCAGGGGAAAGAGCTAAAAGATAAAGAGTATTACTTAAGAAATGAAGCACAGGAGCTGATCAACTGGAAGTCAGAGCTGCAGATGCAAAACAAGCATGTGAGCTCTACGACGCAGGAGTTAGATAACATGAGGCGAGACATGGCGTTGCTGAAGGAAGAACTCCACAACAAGGAGGCGAATTTAAAGACAGCGTTTAACAAACTGAGAAAGTGGCAGCAGAGTCTCGAAGAAAAGGAGGCAGATTTGTGCAAAGGAGGGCAAAGTCAGTCGGATAGAGATGTAGAGAACGGACAACACGAGGTAGATGAGACTGATCCTTTCGATCCGGCAGCTGAGAGCTCAGGTGAGGAAGAGTTGCGTTTAATGTACAAAGAGCTTGGCGTGGTGGATGAACaggagaggaagggaaaggGAAAAGGAAGAGAGTCAGATAAAGATGAAAAGGATAGGGAGGATCAGAAAACGAGAGCAGAGACATCAGCCGCAGAAAGTGATAACTGTCACCTTGAAACACTAAAAGAGACGGAAAAGGAAGTGAAGAGTGCAAAGGCCACGAGAGATTTCAAGTTGTTATCTTCAAGTCAGGATCACAGAGGCTTGAACAACACTCCTGGGACTGATATCAGGGTGGTGGTTTTAGGGGAGAGCTGGTCATCTCACTCCCCAGCTGGAGTAACCATCCTGGGCGGAGAGGTGTCCGAACTTAACGGTACTACATTCAGGCCTTGGAAAGGTCAGATAGCTGGACGGCACCTCGCTGTTGGAGAACCGCTGGGTTTGAGGTGGCGAGATGGACCAGATCCAACCAACCCGGCGCAGAAACAAAGCATCTCAGAGTGTATCTCCTGGTGTCGCCCAGGACCTCACGTCGTACTCCTGCTCGTGCCGGCCTTCTTGAACTGCACAAAGAAATACAGGAGAGCCGTGGAGGAGCACATGAGTTTGCTGGGGGAAGAGATATGGCAGCGCACACTGGTGCTTTTCACATGGGGGGAAACTTTAGCGGGGAGCGCAGAGCAGCACATCAAGAGGAATGGAGAGCTAAGTAAACTAGTGGAGAAATGTGGAGACCGGTATCACGTGCTgacaagaaagaaaagcaactCTCAGATTGAGGGATTAtttgagaagatggaggatatAGTGGCTTAA